Proteins encoded by one window of Nitrincola iocasae:
- a CDS encoding DEAD/DEAH box helicase produces MSNTETLPTNFGDLGLSAPILAALNDVGYETPSPIQAGTIPPLLEGRDLLGQAQTGTGKTAAFALPLLQRLDPSKTFPQLLILAPTRELALQVATACERYSKHLTGIRTLSIYGGQGYDEQLRGLRRGAHVVIGTPGRVMDHIRRGTLALDQLQTLVLDEADEMLRMGFIDDVEWILQHTPAQRQIALFSATMPPAIRRIADNYLSDPAIVKIVNKTATASTIRQRVWTVRGMTKAMALTRLLELREHEGVLVFVRTKNATEEVAEQLTRAGFPAAALHGDIAQNQREKVVDKLKSGALDIVVATDVVARGLDVERITHVVNFDIPYDAESYIHRIGRTGRAGRSGDAILFVAPREQRLLQQIERTTRSPIETLELPTAKDINALRITRLQIELEAAASDCDLYLPLIKQFAESTDLTPEQMAAAALKLLYKKTPLFMDEREPAPVREKRTRDARDERGGDRKPAARRARGNDAISEGMQRYWIGVGYQHGVKPGNIVGAIANEAGVESQYIGRIDISENFSTVDLPNSIPAPMLQILKRARICGQPLNIRPWSDDLPSDRDSQPAKPKRKAAPRKSNGSNSRERSRA; encoded by the coding sequence ATGTCCAATACTGAAACTCTCCCCACCAATTTTGGTGACCTGGGTCTATCTGCACCTATTCTTGCAGCACTGAACGACGTAGGTTACGAAACACCCTCCCCAATTCAAGCTGGCACGATTCCTCCCTTACTGGAAGGACGTGACTTATTGGGTCAGGCACAAACAGGCACAGGGAAAACTGCTGCGTTTGCCTTACCCTTATTGCAGCGTCTTGATCCATCAAAAACGTTTCCACAGCTATTAATCCTGGCGCCAACTCGCGAGCTGGCACTCCAGGTAGCAACGGCTTGCGAGCGCTATTCCAAGCATCTGACCGGTATACGCACCCTGTCTATCTATGGTGGTCAGGGTTACGATGAGCAGCTGCGTGGTTTACGCCGCGGCGCGCATGTCGTCATCGGTACACCAGGTCGTGTAATGGATCATATTCGTCGCGGTACCCTGGCACTGGATCAACTTCAGACACTGGTACTGGACGAAGCTGACGAGATGCTGCGCATGGGCTTCATCGACGACGTCGAATGGATTCTGCAACACACCCCGGCTCAGCGTCAGATCGCACTGTTTTCCGCAACCATGCCGCCAGCTATCCGCCGCATCGCTGACAACTATCTGTCAGATCCGGCCATCGTGAAAATTGTTAACAAAACAGCCACGGCCAGCACCATTCGCCAGCGCGTCTGGACCGTACGTGGTATGACCAAAGCCATGGCGCTCACACGCCTGCTTGAACTGCGTGAACACGAAGGCGTTCTGGTATTCGTGCGCACCAAAAATGCGACTGAAGAAGTTGCTGAGCAACTTACCCGCGCAGGCTTCCCGGCCGCCGCACTGCATGGTGATATCGCCCAGAATCAACGTGAAAAAGTTGTCGATAAACTCAAAAGTGGCGCCCTGGATATAGTCGTCGCAACCGATGTTGTGGCTCGCGGCCTGGATGTTGAGCGCATTACCCATGTGGTCAACTTCGACATTCCTTACGATGCAGAATCGTACATCCACCGCATCGGACGTACTGGTCGTGCGGGTCGCTCAGGTGATGCCATCCTGTTTGTTGCACCTAGAGAACAGCGCTTGCTGCAGCAGATTGAACGCACCACTCGCTCTCCGATCGAAACATTGGAATTACCAACCGCTAAAGATATCAATGCACTGCGCATCACTCGCCTGCAGATTGAGCTGGAAGCTGCAGCATCTGACTGTGATCTATACCTACCATTGATCAAGCAGTTTGCGGAAAGCACCGATCTAACCCCAGAGCAAATGGCGGCGGCAGCACTGAAGCTGCTGTACAAAAAGACCCCGCTATTTATGGATGAACGCGAACCTGCACCTGTGCGTGAAAAACGCACTCGTGACGCCCGTGACGAGCGCGGTGGTGACCGTAAGCCAGCGGCCCGTCGAGCCCGTGGTAATGATGCCATCTCTGAAGGCATGCAGCGTTACTGGATAGGCGTGGGTTATCAGCATGGTGTGAAGCCAGGCAATATTGTTGGTGCTATTGCCAATGAAGCCGGTGTCGAAAGCCAGTATATCGGTCGCATAGATATCAGCGAGAACTTCAGCACTGTCGATCTGCCTAACAGCATACCGGCACCGATGCTACAAATCCTGAAACGCGCACGCATCTGTGGCCAGCCACTGAATATCCGTCCCTGGTCAGACGACCTGCCTTCGGACCGCGATAGCCAGCCAGCCAAGCCCAAACGCAAAGCTGCACCGCGCAAAAGCAACGGCAGCAATAGTCGTGAGCGCTCACGCGCTTAA
- a CDS encoding 3'-5' exonuclease: protein MLIIDIEASGLDPDHSYPIEVGVYNTEKPSNSLSFLVRPHPDWSHWDDVAEEIHGIERAELFRDGIAPDIACDQLNHYISQHADSFNRVISDAPDFDFMWLRRLFRTAQRRMQFKLAGIDAVLHPSRQAMLFAELEKQQMPHRALADAKIIGDILMGHSTPSRH, encoded by the coding sequence ATGCTGATAATTGATATAGAAGCTTCAGGTCTGGACCCTGACCACTCCTATCCTATTGAGGTTGGTGTATACAATACTGAAAAGCCAAGCAACTCCCTGAGCTTTCTGGTAAGACCTCATCCAGACTGGTCGCACTGGGATGACGTAGCTGAAGAGATTCATGGTATCGAACGTGCTGAGTTGTTCCGTGACGGCATTGCACCGGACATCGCGTGCGATCAACTCAATCATTACATCAGCCAGCATGCTGATTCATTTAACCGCGTCATCTCTGATGCACCTGACTTTGACTTTATGTGGCTACGCCGTTTATTCAGAACAGCTCAACGCCGTATGCAGTTCAAACTGGCCGGGATCGATGCCGTGCTACACCCCAGCCGTCAGGCCATGCTGTTTGCCGAACTGGAAAAACAGCAGATGCCGCACCGCGCTTTGGCCGATGCCAAAATCATTGGCGATATTCTAATGGGTCATTCCACACCCTCTCGCCACTAG
- a CDS encoding GGDEF domain-containing protein — protein sequence MNANPHLLDRLATLTSIRDLELLEFSLLKTVYELFRPEQVMMLKYDSDGDVRFTMRYGHDGCHESNRTVRSKEPEQPEVFSALRMARRISAPYHSRLVNGNSLSAYPALDFQVLSVCLVIEARRPATPNDVRLIQGLLQIYRNFCELIEDAQRDQLTGLLNRKTFDESIQRVIGMSATAAYPFVDDERRQQADTDISYWLGLIDIDNFKLVNDNLGHIYGDEVLLLLSQIMRDIFRESDLLFRFGGEEFVVITENVDMEGARTAFERFRQAVAAFEFPQVGRVTVSFGAVEVHPGDVVHALLDRADKALYFAKHHGKNRVCFYDELLAQGQIQPARSFVNNEAELF from the coding sequence GTGAACGCAAACCCCCATCTGCTTGATCGCCTCGCTACCCTGACATCGATACGTGATCTGGAACTGCTGGAATTCAGTTTGTTGAAAACTGTTTATGAACTGTTTCGACCTGAGCAGGTAATGATGCTCAAGTATGACTCAGACGGAGATGTCCGCTTCACTATGCGATATGGACACGATGGTTGCCATGAAAGTAATCGTACAGTCCGTAGTAAAGAACCGGAGCAACCCGAGGTGTTCAGTGCACTGCGTATGGCACGTCGTATCAGTGCTCCGTATCATTCCCGGTTAGTGAATGGCAATAGCTTGTCAGCCTACCCGGCCCTGGATTTTCAGGTGTTGAGTGTATGTCTGGTGATAGAGGCCCGGCGTCCTGCGACACCTAATGATGTTCGCTTAATTCAAGGGCTTTTGCAGATCTATCGTAATTTCTGTGAGTTAATTGAAGATGCCCAGCGTGATCAGTTGACCGGGTTGTTAAACCGCAAAACCTTTGATGAAAGTATCCAGCGCGTAATCGGCATGTCAGCCACAGCGGCGTATCCGTTTGTGGATGATGAGCGTCGTCAGCAAGCCGATACTGATATCAGTTATTGGTTAGGTCTGATCGATATTGATAATTTTAAACTGGTTAATGACAACCTGGGGCATATCTACGGGGACGAGGTGTTGTTGCTTCTCTCACAGATCATGCGCGATATTTTTCGTGAAAGTGACTTGCTGTTTCGTTTCGGTGGAGAGGAATTTGTCGTCATTACTGAAAATGTTGATATGGAAGGTGCCAGAACAGCATTTGAGCGTTTTCGTCAAGCGGTTGCCGCTTTTGAATTTCCGCAGGTTGGGCGGGTTACTGTGAGTTTTGGGGCAGTGGAAGTACATCCCGGCGATGTAGTACATGCATTGCTGGATCGGGCGGATAAAGCACTCTATTTTGCTAAACATCATGGTAAAAACCGTGTTTGCTTCTATGATGAATTGTTAGCGCAGGGACAAATCCAACCTGCACGAAGTTTTGTAAATAATGAAGCCGAGTTGTTTTGA
- a CDS encoding FKBP-type peptidyl-prolyl cis-trans isomerase: MTQIQDDTVVSFFYTLRNAEGEVLETNEIDRPMVYLHGHNNMIPGLEAAMLGKQAGDSFDVTLRPEEAYGERQDDQQIKVPVKHLQGLPKGVRSWKAGMVALVETDQGPRHVTILKPGRFMVQVDTNHPLAGQTLSYAIRIDSLRQAEADELAHGHAHGPDGHHH; encoded by the coding sequence ATGACACAGATACAAGATGACACAGTCGTCAGTTTTTTTTACACGCTACGTAATGCTGAAGGTGAAGTGCTTGAGACAAATGAAATTGATCGGCCTATGGTCTATCTGCACGGGCACAATAATATGATTCCGGGGCTTGAAGCGGCTATGTTGGGTAAACAGGCTGGCGATAGTTTCGATGTGACGCTGCGACCTGAAGAAGCTTATGGTGAACGGCAAGATGACCAGCAGATCAAAGTGCCGGTTAAACATTTACAGGGTTTGCCTAAGGGAGTGCGAAGCTGGAAAGCCGGTATGGTAGCGCTGGTAGAGACTGATCAGGGACCACGGCATGTCACCATATTGAAACCTGGACGCTTTATGGTTCAGGTGGATACCAATCATCCGCTTGCGGGTCAGACTCTTAGCTATGCTATACGGATTGACTCCTTGCGTCAGGCGGAAGCTGATGAGCTTGCTCATGGGCACGCACACGGTCCGGACGGACATCATCATTGA
- a CDS encoding response regulator, which translates to MGKSILTVDDSASIRQMVSFTLKGAGYTITEAVDGKQGLEKAQAGRFDLILTDQNMPNMDGLTLIKSLRALPAYRSVPILVLTTEAGDTMKSQGRAAGATGWLVKPFDPQKLIEVVRKVIG; encoded by the coding sequence ATGGGGAAATCCATACTGACTGTTGATGATTCGGCATCTATTCGACAGATGGTCAGCTTTACACTTAAAGGTGCCGGCTACACCATCACAGAAGCGGTAGATGGCAAGCAGGGGCTGGAAAAAGCTCAGGCAGGACGCTTTGATCTGATTCTGACCGATCAGAACATGCCTAATATGGATGGGCTGACTCTGATTAAAAGCCTACGAGCGTTGCCAGCTTATCGTTCTGTTCCCATTCTGGTACTAACGACTGAAGCAGGCGATACCATGAAGTCACAGGGTCGAGCTGCCGGTGCGACCGGTTGGCTGGTTAAGCCCTTTGATCCTCAGAAACTGATCGAGGTTGTACGCAAGGTGATCGGTTGA
- a CDS encoding chemotaxis protein CheW, whose product MNIDLSQFHQVFIDEAYEHLGTMEQLLLALDVEDPSLEDLNAIFRAAHSIKGGSGTFGFSDIASLTHALETLLDKLRKQTLAVTDEMISAFLSCCDLLSAMLEAHQDGSPVDEAQIEVVRAELLRLGDESVVLAEPPAASETTYAEIESVTAPIWLIDLHPQSDIFSGAASIDAVSEDLAALGQLSVINQQPNSHISWRLQGPEDPDVISEIFAFICQPSEVTIQPELRDDAVEEDEGFGFFVDEAELPAQQAQNEAEQGFGFFVELDELPANQAAAQEQQQGYGFFVDEASLPVASSSADAISNQPMQKSQVSLAQKNRSETPKHQAETSIRVGVEKVDQLINLVGELVITRSMLAQSASQLDSVEYESIHNGLVNLERNSRDLQEAVMSIRMLPINFVFGRFPRVVRDLTQKMHKKVRLKLVGEETELDKGLIEKLADPLTHLLRNSIDHGIETPEIRRAAGKPEEGTITLSASHQGGSILVEIVDDGAGLNREKLLEKAREKNLAISENPTDKEVWQLIFAPGFSTAKEVTDVSGRGVGMDVVQRNIAEMKGQVEIESIPGVGTTIGLRLPLTLAILDGMTLRVGKEIFILPLTRILESFQPEPEQLKTVSGKGRVVQMRGEYLPLLELYKTLNLEPEVTEPEKGILVVVETNSDKVALFVDELIAQQQVVIKSLETHYRKVDGISGATIMGDGRVALILDIDKLARMHSTDNQLQKG is encoded by the coding sequence ATGAATATAGATCTAAGTCAGTTTCATCAGGTATTTATTGATGAGGCCTACGAACATCTTGGCACCATGGAGCAACTGCTGCTGGCACTTGATGTTGAAGACCCCAGCCTGGAAGATCTTAATGCTATTTTTCGGGCGGCCCATTCAATCAAAGGTGGCAGTGGTACTTTTGGCTTTAGTGATATTGCCTCTCTGACCCATGCCCTGGAAACTCTGCTAGATAAGCTGCGTAAGCAAACTTTGGCGGTCACTGATGAGATGATCTCCGCCTTCCTGAGCTGCTGTGATCTGCTCAGTGCCATGCTGGAAGCGCATCAGGATGGCTCGCCGGTCGATGAGGCACAGATTGAAGTGGTTCGGGCCGAACTACTCAGGCTGGGTGATGAAAGTGTCGTCCTCGCTGAGCCACCTGCTGCTTCAGAAACAACCTATGCAGAAATTGAATCAGTGACTGCGCCGATCTGGCTGATAGATTTGCATCCTCAAAGTGATATCTTTTCCGGAGCTGCTTCCATTGATGCAGTCAGTGAAGACCTGGCAGCGCTGGGTCAGCTTAGTGTCATCAATCAACAACCCAATAGTCACATATCCTGGCGGCTGCAGGGCCCGGAAGATCCTGATGTTATCAGTGAAATTTTCGCTTTTATATGCCAGCCATCAGAGGTCACTATTCAGCCCGAGCTCAGGGACGATGCCGTTGAAGAAGATGAGGGTTTTGGCTTTTTTGTTGATGAGGCCGAGCTACCAGCGCAACAGGCTCAGAATGAGGCTGAGCAGGGTTTTGGTTTTTTTGTAGAGCTAGATGAATTGCCCGCCAACCAGGCTGCAGCTCAGGAGCAACAGCAAGGTTATGGTTTTTTTGTGGATGAGGCCAGTTTGCCGGTAGCCTCTTCGTCAGCGGATGCCATCTCAAATCAGCCGATGCAGAAGTCCCAGGTCTCCCTGGCTCAAAAAAACCGTTCAGAGACTCCCAAACATCAAGCTGAAACATCGATCAGAGTCGGCGTTGAAAAAGTTGATCAGTTGATTAATCTGGTCGGCGAACTGGTGATAACACGCTCAATGTTGGCTCAGTCAGCGTCACAGTTGGATTCGGTGGAGTATGAATCGATACATAACGGTCTGGTTAATTTAGAGCGTAACTCCCGCGATTTGCAGGAAGCGGTGATGTCTATTCGCATGTTACCGATTAACTTTGTGTTTGGGCGCTTTCCACGTGTTGTGCGTGATTTAACTCAGAAAATGCATAAAAAAGTGCGCTTAAAGTTGGTAGGTGAGGAAACTGAACTGGATAAGGGGCTGATTGAAAAACTTGCTGATCCACTGACCCATCTACTGCGCAACAGTATTGATCATGGTATTGAAACGCCAGAAATACGGCGAGCTGCTGGGAAGCCTGAAGAGGGGACGATTACACTCAGTGCCAGCCATCAGGGTGGCAGTATTCTGGTAGAAATTGTGGATGATGGGGCTGGGTTGAACCGCGAAAAACTGCTGGAAAAGGCCCGCGAGAAAAATCTAGCCATATCGGAAAATCCTACAGATAAAGAAGTCTGGCAGTTAATTTTTGCACCCGGGTTTTCAACCGCCAAAGAGGTGACCGATGTCTCTGGGCGGGGTGTGGGGATGGATGTAGTGCAGCGTAATATTGCAGAGATGAAAGGGCAGGTTGAGATTGAATCTATACCTGGTGTCGGCACGACTATTGGTTTGCGCCTGCCTTTAACTCTGGCCATTCTGGACGGTATGACGCTACGGGTTGGTAAGGAAATTTTCATCTTGCCACTGACGCGTATTCTTGAATCCTTTCAGCCTGAACCAGAGCAGTTGAAAACGGTTTCAGGTAAAGGCCGGGTTGTGCAGATGCGCGGTGAGTACCTGCCGTTACTGGAGCTATATAAAACGTTGAATCTGGAACCCGAGGTCACTGAACCTGAAAAAGGTATTCTGGTGGTGGTCGAGACCAACAGCGACAAGGTGGCGCTATTTGTAGATGAGTTGATAGCACAGCAGCAAGTGGTGATTAAAAGTCTGGAAACACACTATCGCAAGGTGGATGGAATCTCCGGTGCAACCATCATGGGTGACGGGCGTGTGGCACTTATTCTTGATATCGACAAACTGGCGCGTATGCACAGCACAGATAACCAGTTGCAGAAGGGTTGA
- a CDS encoding chemotaxis protein CheW, whose translation MTEETQDNPLLNQAGEYLTFTLGDEEYAIDILKVQEIRGYDAVTRIANTPDYIKGVINMRGVIVPVVDMRLKFHLGNATYDQFTVMIILNLGQRIVGMVVDSVSDVVALKLDEIRPAPDFGASFDTQYLLGLATVGERMAIVVDIEKLMTSQEMGLIDQLAGV comes from the coding sequence ATGACAGAAGAAACACAGGATAACCCATTACTAAATCAAGCCGGGGAGTACCTGACATTTACTCTGGGCGACGAAGAGTATGCTATCGATATCCTCAAAGTACAGGAAATTCGCGGCTATGATGCTGTCACCCGTATTGCCAACACACCAGACTACATAAAAGGTGTGATCAACATGCGCGGGGTCATCGTGCCGGTTGTCGATATGCGCCTGAAGTTTCATTTGGGTAATGCTACTTATGATCAATTCACTGTGATGATTATTCTCAACCTGGGCCAGCGAATTGTCGGTATGGTGGTCGACTCAGTATCTGACGTGGTGGCATTGAAGCTGGATGAAATACGTCCCGCTCCCGATTTCGGTGCCAGTTTTGACACCCAGTATCTATTAGGTCTAGCCACCGTGGGTGAGCGCATGGCTATAGTCGTGGATATAGAGAAACTGATGACCAGCCAGGAAATGGGTTTGATCGATCAGCTAGCCGGCGTGTAG
- a CDS encoding methyl-accepting chemotaxis protein produces the protein MRNISVKARLIFVIGLLSVLLITIGAMGLNGMQSAALRLETVFDDRLIPSHQLADIEYMMQRNIIELQLAGMHDPRLEEHTLHNHEIQQHTDRVRENIEAITQTWDAYMQTYLTPEERTLAEGFAEARRDFVQNGLLVAVDLFEDSRFRQGNMHMIRVVNPAFNKAYDLATALLDLQAIVAEQEYHTALSEYDRTRNTIIAMIVVGVLLSALIGWLLIRAIVNPLNRTVGYFGHIAEGKLDNVIRVDNHDEIGKVLLSLDSMQAKLNIDITEARRVADINLRIKNALDSVSANVMVADAGFEIIYMNPAVLDMFRTAADDIRQDLPRFDVENLVGNSIDLFHKNPAHQRQMLSVLQDKHETTVHLGGRTFDLVANPIFNDEGDRLGSVVEWKDRTEEVVVERSVTDLVEKATQGDFSARIESEGLQGFFKRLGEGVNRLMTVTDTGLREVMRVMNHLSKGELTEQVTGDYRGAFGELQASTNSTVEHLKSLVSEIKQSVDAINTAAQEIAAGNTDLSQRTEEQASSLEETASSLEELTSTVRQNADNARQANQLVQSAARVAESGGEKARRVVKTMDAISESSSKIADITTLIDGIAFQTNILALNAAVEAARAGEQGRGFAVVAGEVRSLAQRSAAAAKEIKELISRSVDIVHEGSDLVTETGKTIEEIVISVKRVTDLMGEISAASEEQSQGIEQVNQAVTQMDDVTQQNAALVEEAAAAAESLEEQAGSLATSVAVFKLDEQPVLMRQTPRLQAARAPAKTARVKPGLAKPAKRLASPPNRPNGDEWEEF, from the coding sequence ATGAGAAATATCAGTGTCAAAGCCCGGTTGATTTTTGTCATCGGTCTATTGTCAGTCTTGCTGATTACAATCGGTGCCATGGGGCTCAATGGCATGCAAAGCGCTGCGTTGCGCTTGGAAACAGTATTTGACGATCGTCTGATTCCTTCACACCAACTGGCTGATATCGAATACATGATGCAACGCAATATCATCGAGTTGCAACTGGCGGGAATGCATGATCCGCGTCTCGAAGAACATACCCTGCATAATCATGAAATCCAGCAGCATACTGACCGGGTACGCGAGAATATTGAGGCGATTACCCAAACCTGGGACGCCTACATGCAGACTTACCTGACACCCGAGGAGCGCACTCTGGCTGAGGGGTTTGCCGAAGCCCGACGTGATTTTGTACAAAACGGTCTGTTGGTGGCCGTAGATCTATTTGAAGACAGCCGCTTTCGTCAGGGTAATATGCATATGATCCGTGTCGTTAACCCTGCATTCAATAAGGCTTATGATCTGGCAACAGCGTTGCTGGACCTGCAGGCGATAGTTGCCGAACAGGAGTATCATACCGCATTGTCTGAGTATGACCGTACTCGGAATACCATCATAGCGATGATTGTGGTGGGTGTGTTGTTGTCCGCGCTCATCGGTTGGTTACTGATTCGTGCGATTGTTAATCCACTTAATCGCACTGTTGGCTATTTTGGACATATCGCCGAAGGTAAGCTGGATAATGTTATTAGAGTGGATAACCATGACGAGATAGGGAAAGTGCTGCTGTCATTAGACAGCATGCAAGCCAAGCTAAACATAGATATTACTGAAGCCAGGCGTGTAGCTGATATTAATTTGCGGATTAAAAATGCACTCGACAGCGTATCTGCCAATGTGATGGTTGCAGATGCCGGTTTTGAAATCATCTATATGAACCCGGCGGTGCTGGATATGTTCCGTACGGCGGCAGATGATATCCGTCAGGATTTACCACGTTTTGATGTAGAAAATCTGGTCGGTAACAGTATCGATCTCTTCCACAAAAATCCTGCCCACCAGCGTCAGATGTTGTCAGTCTTGCAGGATAAGCATGAAACAACCGTGCATCTTGGCGGCCGTACTTTCGACCTGGTAGCCAATCCGATCTTTAATGACGAAGGAGACCGCTTGGGATCCGTTGTAGAATGGAAAGATCGTACCGAGGAGGTTGTTGTCGAAAGAAGTGTGACCGATCTGGTTGAAAAGGCAACACAGGGTGATTTTAGCGCGCGTATTGAGTCAGAAGGCCTACAGGGATTTTTTAAGCGTCTGGGTGAAGGCGTCAACAGGTTGATGACAGTGACTGACACGGGTTTGCGGGAAGTGATGCGCGTCATGAATCACCTCTCAAAAGGTGAGTTGACTGAGCAGGTCACCGGTGATTATCGCGGTGCCTTTGGCGAACTGCAAGCGAGTACCAATTCGACAGTTGAACATCTGAAATCATTGGTGAGCGAGATCAAACAGTCCGTGGATGCAATTAACACCGCTGCACAGGAAATAGCCGCCGGAAACACCGATTTGTCACAGCGTACCGAAGAACAGGCTTCCAGTCTGGAGGAAACTGCATCCAGTCTGGAAGAATTAACCTCGACTGTTCGGCAAAATGCGGATAACGCACGTCAGGCGAATCAGCTGGTTCAAAGCGCTGCCCGGGTAGCTGAAAGTGGTGGTGAAAAAGCCCGTCGAGTGGTTAAAACCATGGATGCAATCAGTGAAAGCTCGAGCAAAATTGCTGATATCACCACGCTGATCGATGGCATCGCTTTCCAGACCAATATTTTGGCATTGAATGCAGCTGTTGAAGCAGCTCGCGCCGGAGAGCAGGGGCGTGGTTTCGCTGTGGTTGCCGGCGAAGTACGGTCACTGGCACAGCGATCAGCGGCTGCAGCTAAAGAAATCAAAGAGTTGATTAGTCGTTCAGTGGATATAGTTCATGAGGGCAGCGACCTGGTGACTGAAACCGGCAAAACCATCGAAGAGATTGTTATTTCGGTTAAACGAGTAACAGATTTGATGGGTGAGATTTCAGCGGCTTCGGAAGAGCAGAGTCAAGGAATTGAACAGGTGAATCAGGCGGTTACCCAAATGGATGATGTCACTCAGCAGAATGCTGCATTGGTAGAAGAGGCGGCTGCGGCTGCGGAGTCTCTGGAAGAGCAAGCTGGCTCTTTGGCGACCTCAGTGGCCGTGTTTAAACTGGATGAGCAGCCTGTATTGATGCGCCAGACTCCAAGGTTACAAGCTGCTCGTGCACCGGCAAAAACAGCAAGAGTAAAACCTGGTCTAGCTAAACCAGCCAAACGCTTAGCGTCTCCTCCCAACAGACCCAATGGGGATGAGTGGGAAGAGTTCTAA